One window of the Rhizobiaceae bacterium genome contains the following:
- a CDS encoding ABC transporter permease, with protein MAAFAVFFVIPLVYLLSLSFYTFVQPGVFAPDFTFDNYLRALTEPYAVNILLTSLRIAAGTTIGCMLLGMPLAMFVAREKGWMPRAVLIVLAASLFTNLVVRAYGWMIVLGPKGFINTLALDTGLIDRPLRLLGNEAGILIALVQELLPVFVIMAASSIQAVERSQEEAAAISGANWFAIFRRVILPVSAPGIVTGSVLVFLMALSSFVVPEFLGSGRVLTLATLIRQLISKVVNYPFAAALSVLLVLVIFMMLGVLSFGARLVRRKS; from the coding sequence GTGGCGGCGTTCGCCGTCTTCTTCGTGATCCCGCTGGTCTATCTGCTGAGCCTGAGCTTCTACACCTTCGTGCAGCCGGGCGTGTTTGCGCCCGACTTCACCTTCGACAACTACCTGCGGGCGCTCACCGAGCCCTATGCGGTCAACATTCTGCTGACCAGCCTGCGCATCGCTGCAGGTACAACAATCGGATGCATGCTCCTCGGCATGCCGCTCGCTATGTTTGTGGCGCGTGAAAAAGGCTGGATGCCTCGAGCCGTGCTCATCGTCCTCGCCGCCTCGCTCTTCACCAATCTCGTGGTGCGGGCCTATGGCTGGATGATCGTGCTGGGTCCCAAGGGCTTCATCAACACGCTCGCGCTCGATACCGGCTTGATCGACAGGCCTCTCAGGCTCCTGGGCAACGAAGCGGGCATACTGATCGCGCTCGTCCAGGAACTGCTACCCGTATTCGTCATCATGGCGGCAAGCTCGATCCAGGCCGTCGAACGGTCTCAGGAAGAGGCGGCTGCAATCAGCGGCGCGAACTGGTTCGCGATCTTCCGCCGGGTGATCCTGCCGGTCAGCGCACCGGGAATCGTCACCGGATCGGTGCTGGTTTTCCTGATGGCGCTGAGCAGCTTCGTCGTCCCCGAATTTCTGGGCAGCGGACGCGTGCTGACGCTGGCAACGCTGATCCGGCAGTTGATCTCCAAGGTTGTGAACTACCCCTTTGCCGCCGCTTTGTCGGTGTTGCTCGTCCTCGTCATCTTCATGATGCTCGGCGTCCTGAGCTTTGGGGCACGGCTTGTCAGGAGGAAGTCGTGA
- a CDS encoding extracellular solute-binding protein, whose product MHDQKRMPLRKAGRVALPLLAAFAVGLLSSVAAKAQELKVGSWGGIWDDTVKEAVVSKFTEATGATVSISPGTSADQFAKLIASGDNPPFDVLYIDLDAAAAGFERGMFRKLDSAVIPNLANVYPNALYGDGQAVAASFGAVTIVYDSNEVAEIDSWKVFFDPAHSGRYGLNSVENWMLYVLPVFAKADGGDPADLDAGFAAVAKVAPGAAVSSGDFNLRPSFASGEIAFAPMYSGEAFVMYSSGQDSIRVAKPVEGMVAVPNLLVIPAKARQPELAEKFINAALEESAQRVFAEKYASAPSVQKVELPAELTQWMPVGAAEVGALITPDWVSLNARRDALVERWNSEIVPLVGTK is encoded by the coding sequence ATGCATGACCAAAAGCGTATGCCACTTCGCAAGGCCGGGCGCGTTGCCCTCCCGCTGCTCGCCGCTTTCGCGGTCGGGCTCTTGTCGTCGGTTGCGGCCAAGGCGCAGGAACTGAAGGTCGGCTCCTGGGGCGGGATCTGGGACGACACCGTCAAGGAGGCCGTCGTCTCGAAGTTTACCGAGGCGACCGGCGCGACGGTTTCCATTTCCCCCGGAACCAGTGCCGACCAGTTCGCCAAGCTCATCGCCAGCGGCGACAATCCTCCGTTTGACGTGCTCTATATCGATCTAGACGCTGCGGCCGCTGGCTTTGAGCGCGGGATGTTCCGCAAGCTCGACTCCGCCGTCATCCCCAATCTCGCAAATGTCTATCCCAATGCCCTGTATGGGGATGGACAAGCTGTCGCTGCGAGCTTCGGCGCCGTCACCATCGTCTATGACAGCAACGAGGTGGCCGAGATCGACAGCTGGAAGGTGTTCTTCGACCCCGCACACAGCGGCCGCTATGGCCTCAACTCGGTCGAGAACTGGATGCTCTACGTACTGCCGGTTTTCGCCAAGGCGGACGGCGGCGACCCGGCCGACCTCGACGCGGGCTTCGCCGCGGTCGCGAAGGTCGCCCCCGGCGCAGCCGTTTCGAGCGGCGATTTCAATCTGAGGCCGTCCTTTGCATCGGGCGAGATCGCTTTTGCGCCGATGTACAGCGGCGAGGCCTTCGTCATGTATTCCTCCGGCCAGGATTCGATCCGGGTAGCCAAGCCCGTCGAAGGCATGGTCGCAGTGCCGAACCTTTTGGTCATCCCGGCGAAAGCCCGTCAGCCGGAGCTTGCCGAAAAGTTCATCAACGCCGCGCTCGAGGAGAGCGCTCAGCGTGTCTTCGCGGAAAAGTATGCTTCGGCGCCGTCTGTCCAAAAGGTGGAGCTGCCAGCCGAACTGACGCAGTGGATGCCGGTCGGCGCTGCCGAAGTCGGCGCCCTCATCACCCCTGACTGGGTCTCTCTCAACGCCCGCAGAGACGCGCTCGTCGAGCGCTGGAATAGCGAGATCGTGCCGCTGGTGGGCACGAAATGA
- a CDS encoding ABC transporter ATP-binding protein, producing the protein MMMGRPIDLASSQAIGSGSESGPASPVPSLRIDRVSKSFGTVRVMEDLSLEVARGEFVSLLGPSGCGKTTLLRILSGFIEPDAGEIFIDGKPVRGVPTRKRDLGMVFQNYSLWPHMSVLQNVAFGLETRGVPAAERRERATQALELVGLEDYGRRHPAELSGGQKQRVAIARAIVYEPRILLLDEPLSALDRKLRERMQVELRALQRRLGITAILVTHDQEEALLMSDRIAVMQSGRVHQIAAPQTIYDRPATDFVADFVGRMNFLEATVDHAEAGRIDLLAIGGFRWSIPFQDNINPGSVVRAMLRPERVGVSLDEASGGAAARVMETRFHGPLLYADCRLADGPMITAALPRTLIGNLAEGQQVWLRWDAADIHLLDTLTPRQPGASDA; encoded by the coding sequence ATGATGATGGGACGGCCAATTGATCTAGCGTCGTCCCAGGCAATCGGTTCCGGCTCGGAATCGGGCCCAGCTTCCCCGGTGCCGTCGCTTCGCATCGACAGGGTCAGCAAGAGCTTTGGGACCGTGCGCGTGATGGAGGATCTGTCCCTTGAGGTCGCGCGCGGGGAGTTCGTCTCCCTGCTCGGCCCGAGCGGCTGCGGAAAAACTACCCTGCTGCGAATCCTGTCGGGCTTCATCGAGCCCGATGCCGGCGAGATCTTCATCGACGGAAAGCCGGTCCGCGGCGTGCCGACGCGCAAGCGGGACCTCGGCATGGTGTTTCAGAACTACAGCCTCTGGCCACACATGAGCGTCCTCCAGAATGTGGCTTTCGGGCTGGAAACCCGAGGCGTACCAGCGGCTGAGCGGCGGGAACGGGCCACGCAGGCGCTCGAACTCGTCGGTCTGGAGGACTACGGCCGCCGCCACCCCGCGGAACTGTCGGGAGGACAGAAGCAACGGGTCGCGATCGCGCGGGCAATCGTCTACGAGCCCAGAATTCTGCTGCTTGACGAGCCGCTCTCCGCGCTCGACCGCAAGTTGCGCGAACGCATGCAGGTAGAACTGCGCGCCCTGCAGCGCCGGCTTGGCATAACGGCCATTCTGGTAACGCACGACCAGGAAGAAGCGCTGCTGATGTCGGACCGTATCGCCGTCATGCAGAGCGGCCGGGTGCATCAGATCGCCGCTCCCCAGACGATCTATGACCGTCCCGCAACCGATTTCGTCGCCGATTTCGTCGGCCGGATGAACTTCCTCGAGGCCACGGTCGACCACGCCGAGGCAGGCCGCATCGATCTCCTTGCCATCGGGGGCTTCAGGTGGAGCATTCCATTCCAGGATAACATCAACCCCGGCAGCGTCGTTCGCGCCATGCTGCGCCCCGAACGCGTCGGCGTTTCTCTCGACGAAGCCTCCGGGGGAGCCGCGGCCCGCGTCATGGAAACCCGGTTCCACGGCCCTTTGCTTTATGCCGATTGCCGGCTCGCAGACGGTCCCATGATCACGGCGGCGCTGCCGCGCACGTTGATCGGCAACCTCGCAGAAGGCCAGCAGGTCTGGCTGCGTTGGGACGCCGCCGATATCCATCTGCTCGATACCTTGACCCCCCGCCAACCAGGAGCCTCCGATGCATGA
- a CDS encoding arginine deiminase family protein has translation MTDIPAQWTVNSETGTLRDVLLCRPDHYEWIPTNDIARRALDQGTKADPRGLALQYGELESALSDAGVNRHYLKPEAGLPYQVYTRDSSQVTPWGVMLTQLERPQRRGEIGSILEFYGRTQTAFWRTGTAGAIEGGDIHIIREGLMAVGYSGGRTDKTGAQQFAKWFADEGWQTYTVPMAEHFLHLDVIFCMVADRLALACVDVLDDGFLAWLDNTAIRLIPVSYKEAMLDMACNVLALGDGRVVTPHHCKRVNTLLRSEGLTVYDPNLDQFAHGGGSVHCMTMPLRRDPV, from the coding sequence ATGACGGACATCCCTGCGCAATGGACTGTAAACTCTGAAACGGGCACGTTGCGCGACGTACTGCTCTGTCGGCCCGATCACTACGAGTGGATTCCAACTAACGACATAGCGCGCCGTGCGCTTGACCAGGGGACGAAAGCCGATCCGCGGGGGCTGGCGCTACAATATGGCGAGTTGGAAAGCGCCCTGTCGGATGCGGGCGTTAATCGCCATTACCTCAAGCCCGAAGCGGGCCTACCCTATCAAGTCTATACGAGGGACAGTTCGCAGGTGACTCCCTGGGGGGTCATGCTGACTCAACTCGAGAGGCCGCAGCGGCGGGGCGAGATCGGGTCGATCCTCGAATTTTACGGCCGGACCCAGACGGCGTTCTGGCGGACCGGCACGGCCGGCGCCATCGAGGGCGGCGACATCCATATCATCCGCGAAGGCCTCATGGCGGTCGGGTATTCCGGCGGTCGTACCGACAAGACGGGGGCCCAGCAGTTCGCGAAGTGGTTCGCCGACGAGGGCTGGCAGACCTACACGGTGCCGATGGCCGAACACTTTCTGCATCTCGACGTGATCTTCTGCATGGTCGCAGACAGATTGGCGCTGGCGTGCGTCGACGTGCTCGATGACGGCTTCCTGGCCTGGCTGGACAATACCGCTATCAGACTCATCCCCGTCAGCTACAAGGAGGCCATGCTCGATATGGCCTGCAATGTGCTTGCGCTGGGTGATGGCAGGGTCGTCACGCCGCACCATTGCAAGCGTGTGAACACATTGCTGCGAAGCGAAGGATTGACGGTCTACGACCCGAATCTGGATCAATTCGCCCACGGTGGCGGAAGCGTTCACTGCATGACGATGCCGCTGCGCAGGGACCCGGTCTGA